The following proteins are co-located in the Musa acuminata AAA Group cultivar baxijiao unplaced genomic scaffold, Cavendish_Baxijiao_AAA HiC_scaffold_1041, whole genome shotgun sequence genome:
- the LOC135665747 gene encoding LOW QUALITY PROTEIN: uncharacterized protein LOC135665747 (The sequence of the model RefSeq protein was modified relative to this genomic sequence to represent the inferred CDS: inserted 2 bases in 1 codon), translated as KGYTYRFRIVGQSYSTSTNRRHGGRSTTPRNQQHKNFVINXTLFLIGIGANKNGWDNKHPSRSYFGYPYNHQR; from the exons AAAGGTTACACCTATAGGTTCCGTATTGTGGGGCAATCCTACTCCACTAGTACCAATAGGCGGCATGGGGGAAGAAGCACTACACCTAGGAATCAACAACACAAAAACTTTGTTATAAA TACCCTTTTCCTTATCGGTATCGGGGCTAACAAGAATGGTTGGGACAACAAACATCCATCTCGTTCGTACTTTGGGTACCCgtataaccatcaaagatag